The nucleotide sequence CTGCGCCTGGTCGAGGTGCGCAAGGAAGACCTCTTTCAACTGTCGGCCATCACCGAACTGCTGCGCCCCCACCCTTACCGCTTCATTCTCTTCTGTGACGATCTTTCCTTCGACGAATCGGAAGTCGACTACCGCGAACTCAAAGCTTTGCTCGAAGGGGGGATCGAGGCGCGGCCGGAGAATCTGCTGATTTACGCCACCAGCAACCGCCGCCATCTGATGCCGGAACGCCTGAGCGACAATACCGGCGGCGAGGAAATCCATCCCGAAGAGGCGATCGCCGAGAAGATCTCCCTTTCCGACCGCTTCGGCATCACCCTCGGGTTCTATCCGACCACCCAGGAGAACTACTTGGAGATCGTCCGCCATCTGGCCCACGGACGGAAGTTGCCCATCGGTGAAGCCGAACTTGCCGCCGAGGCCCTGGAATGGGCCATGCTGCGCGGCGCCCGCTCGGGGCGGGTGGCCCGCCAGTTCATCGACGATCTGACCGGACGCCTGCTGCTGCCGGAAAAACCTAAAAAACCCCGAAGAAAACTGAAATCCCGGTAAATTAATGTTTGGCCTGGGGTAATAATCCCCCTATAATTCACAGTTAATCAATTCCTTCGGAGGTCCGATGAAAGTTCTCCGGTTATTGGCGCTGGTTCTTCTGCTGCTGGCTCCCTGCACCCTGCAAGCCCGTTGGATCAAGGACAAAGTCCTCTATACCGTCGCTGATGCCAGCAATGTGGAGTTC is from Desulfuromonas acetexigens and encodes:
- a CDS encoding ATP-binding protein, with the protein product MNFNSNSIDIDWSYLLDRVEHLMDLGEEFLTRKLAEYQFDPALLESIIAWRWQQENQSGYLHPIVHPDLPDHADLLGIDPVLIRLRQNTRQFVHRLPANNVLLWGARGTGKSSAVKGLLGEFAGAGLRLVEVRKEDLFQLSAITELLRPHPYRFILFCDDLSFDESEVDYRELKALLEGGIEARPENLLIYATSNRRHLMPERLSDNTGGEEIHPEEAIAEKISLSDRFGITLGFYPTTQENYLEIVRHLAHGRKLPIGEAELAAEALEWAMLRGARSGRVARQFIDDLTGRLLLPEKPKKPRRKLKSR